TGATCCACAATTGAAGATTGAGAAATAGTTTTCTTCTCCACTTCAGAAGAAACAACAAAACTACCACCAATGCTCTCATCAACCGTCTCATTCAAAGAATGAGATTCATCtaactctttcttttctttagcCAAATCAAAAACAACTGCATTTACCACTACGTCAACAAAATCACCAAAGTTAGCTCTTGCATCATGTGGTGACTCAAAAGtcatcttttcttctgttttatcAACCTTTTCCTCAGATTTAACAACATGGTCACGTTTATCCGCCACAGACCTTTTTCCCTTCATTCTACGTCGAACCTTTTCACCCTCTAATTCAGCACATCTCTTTCTCAGTATCTTTGAATCATTCATTTGTTTCATGACAAGTTTCTCAAAACGTTTTACTTCAGATCTATTCGTTTCATGGTTTAAAACAAGATTCATGTCCACTAACAGCTTCTCCTCCTCACAAAATGGATGTATCGACAAAACCtattcacaaataaaaataaatacaactGTCAATCAACTAAACATTAATTTTGCACAACTAGattaataaactaaaataattataagtaCCTGAGTTGAATATATGCGTTTCAACAATGTTTCATTGCCAGCTGCATTTAGTGGGATCTTGCTTTTCCCCCAACAAAACAACCAAGGGTACACATTTAAACCACGACTTACTCCTAAAACTGGGACTGTCTCATATAACCAAgcctaaaacaaaaaataaattaaaaagtaaTTACAAATACTAAGATCATA
This genomic window from Primulina huaijiensis isolate GDHJ02 chromosome 7, ASM1229523v2, whole genome shotgun sequence contains:
- the LOC140980203 gene encoding uncharacterized protein, with the translated sequence MAWLYETVPVLGVSRGLNVYPWLFCWGKSKIPLNAAGNETLLKRIYSTQVLSIHPFCEEEKLLVDMNLVLNHETNRSEVKRFEKLVMKQMNDSKILRKRCAELEGEKVRRRMKGKRSVADKRDHVVKSEEKVDKTEEKMTFESPHDARANFGDFVDVVVNAVVFDLAKEKKELDESHSLNETVDESIGGSFVVSSEVEKKTISQSSIVDHVRARDDRVKKKKVPCL